GGTTCGAGGGTGGGGGCGGCTGCGGGCTCGCGATGGCAGACCGTCAGCCACCGTTGCCGAGTAGCTCCATGGTAGCCATGGAGGCACACAGGGTGACCGTGGACTTGTGTCCAGTATTCAGGCAGACGATCAGATTTTTCACTATTGGGACGCCTGTGTCGGCTGCCAGGTTCCACGGAATCATTACTTCCGATTGCCTGACAACTCCTGTGCCCCCACTCGGACAGGTGGGTGACGGCCATACGGCCGAGCGGACCGGACGCACCGTCAGCTGCGTCCGGTCCGCTGTCGGCCGACCTCGAAGACTCGGAAGGATCAGGCGTGGGCCGGGAAGAAGATCTTGATCTCGCGCTCGGCGGAGGCCTCGGAGTCGGAGGCGTGGATCAGGTTCTCCCGGGTGATGGTGGCGAAGTCGCCGCGGATCGTGCCGGGGCCCGCCTCCAGCGGGTTGGTCTTGCCGGCCAGCGCCCGGATGCCCTCGATCACGCTCTCGCCCTCGACGATCAGCGCCACCGACGGACCGGAGGACATGAACGTGAGCAGCGGCTCGTAGAACGGCTTGCCGAGGTGCTCGGCGTAGTGCTGCTCCAGCGTCGCCGCGTCCAGCGTGCGCAGCTCCATGGCGGCCAGGGTCCAACCGGCCTTGCGTTCGATCCGGGAGACG
The Streptacidiphilus albus JL83 genome window above contains:
- the ndk gene encoding nucleoside-diphosphate kinase, translating into MSQRSLVLLKPDAVRRGLVGEIVSRIERKAGWTLAAMELRTLDAATLEQHYAEHLGKPFYEPLLTFMSSGPSVALIVEGESVIEGIRALAGKTNPLEAGPGTIRGDFATITRENLIHASDSEASAEREIKIFFPAHA